The Catenulispora sp. GP43 genome has a window encoding:
- the iolC gene encoding 5-dehydro-2-deoxygluconokinase, with product MTYDVVTMGRVGVDVYPLQVGVGLEDVETFGKFLGGSPTNVAVAAARHGRRTAVVTRVGADPFGRYVRRALGEFGVDDAFLAEVEGLPTPVTFCEMFPPDDFPIYFYRWPKAPDLTITPDELDLEAIADAGVFWATLTGLSAEPSRSAHHAAWQARAATPHTILDLDYRPQFWDSRNAAGRAARLALPHVTVAVGNVEECYTAVGERDPHLAAEALLSLGPQLAVVKLGAAGVLARTAEQTLELPAPTVKVVNGLGAGDAFGGALCHGLLSAWPLERTLRFANAAGALVAARIECSTAMPDTGEVLAALEAGDG from the coding sequence ATGACCTACGACGTCGTCACGATGGGCCGGGTCGGCGTGGACGTGTATCCGCTGCAGGTCGGCGTGGGGCTGGAGGACGTGGAGACGTTCGGCAAGTTCCTTGGCGGCAGCCCCACGAACGTCGCCGTCGCCGCGGCCCGCCACGGCCGCCGCACCGCGGTGGTCACCCGCGTCGGCGCCGACCCCTTCGGACGCTACGTCCGGCGCGCCCTGGGCGAATTCGGCGTCGACGACGCGTTCCTGGCGGAGGTCGAAGGGCTGCCGACACCGGTGACGTTCTGCGAGATGTTCCCCCCGGACGACTTCCCGATCTACTTCTACCGTTGGCCCAAAGCCCCCGACCTGACGATCACCCCGGACGAACTCGACCTGGAAGCGATCGCAGACGCGGGCGTGTTCTGGGCGACCCTCACCGGCCTGTCCGCCGAACCGAGCCGCTCAGCCCACCACGCAGCCTGGCAGGCGCGCGCCGCCACCCCGCACACCATCCTCGACCTGGACTACCGCCCGCAGTTCTGGGACTCGCGCAACGCCGCCGGTCGCGCGGCACGCCTGGCGCTGCCGCACGTCACGGTGGCTGTCGGCAACGTGGAGGAGTGCTACACGGCGGTGGGCGAGCGCGACCCGCACCTGGCCGCGGAAGCGCTGCTGAGCCTGGGCCCGCAACTGGCGGTGGTGAAGCTGGGCGCCGCCGGGGTACTGGCACGCACGGCGGAGCAGACGCTGGAACTGCCGGCCCCGACGGTGAAGGTGGTCAACGGCCTCGGCGCCGGCGACGCGTTCGGCGGCGCCCTGTGCCACGGCCTGCTCTCAGCCTGGCCGCTGGAGCGGACCCTGCGTTTCGCGAACGCCGCCGGCGCGCTGGTCGCCG